In one window of Allorhodopirellula heiligendammensis DNA:
- a CDS encoding S1C family serine protease, with amino-acid sequence MIPQNRFLLFVLGCLVVVGSAPRPLRADDAADDRALPGAVDYQSVLAEQVRRITNEILPSVVSVEVIGTLQSDGEVRQDAPTCGVIIDREGHVLASSWVTRASSASIIVTLGSGERLPARVVAEDKHRELVLLKIDPKQIELHPIALESTDSSATAADPVRPIGSTLIAISRYGESGVPRISTGILSAVDRLGGTAIQSDVRISPVFYGGPLVDLHGKLVGVLIPAVGESGAEDPTEWYDSGVAFAVPADVIAGKLDALRSGETIRSGLLGLVVGGDDPYSPGTTLATVRKRSPADRAGLQSGDRLIRVGGREVRRRQEVQLALGRFDAGEEVAIEYERDGQRSTATATLAATIEPLQPQYLGITSSGLRVTSVLPGSPADGILKIGDNLKSLDGKELDDPEVLRQRMWSADPQTPQLIELERQLESEPPETLKQEIQPAQWAGPLDRLELQRQATKLTERDEDDTAASAEETWTSTPMRLPDIANQALLWHPVSNTPNAAADAAAPVALAVCLLPPVQRDLAEQLKRWKVLAKQYRVAILLIASENEQRWQLAEIDAISKLTLPAIKQSGADASAVAVLSGSVISTEDAKAASPAGAMALAAALSTDNIYHGLAIPANTQPPAIRLRRDAPMRLLRVLMTTGPDGVLPSWSETLGRLGCPVQTATGVDREELLQWCRSLLIY; translated from the coding sequence ATGATCCCGCAAAATCGATTTCTGCTGTTCGTACTGGGCTGCCTAGTGGTGGTCGGTTCTGCTCCCCGCCCACTCCGAGCCGACGATGCAGCGGACGACCGGGCTCTGCCAGGAGCGGTGGATTATCAATCGGTCCTGGCCGAGCAAGTGCGCCGCATTACGAACGAAATTTTGCCATCGGTCGTCAGTGTCGAGGTGATTGGTACGTTGCAATCGGACGGCGAGGTCCGCCAGGACGCACCGACCTGCGGCGTGATCATCGACCGCGAGGGACACGTGCTGGCCTCGTCGTGGGTCACCCGTGCGTCATCAGCCAGTATCATTGTCACCCTCGGTAGTGGTGAGCGTTTACCTGCGAGGGTAGTCGCTGAAGATAAACATCGCGAGCTCGTGCTACTGAAAATCGATCCCAAGCAAATCGAGTTACATCCCATTGCGCTGGAGAGCACGGACTCGTCGGCAACGGCCGCCGATCCCGTGCGTCCGATCGGTTCCACTTTGATCGCCATCTCGCGCTACGGTGAATCAGGAGTGCCACGAATCAGCACCGGGATTTTGTCGGCGGTGGATCGTCTGGGCGGCACCGCAATCCAGAGCGACGTGCGGATATCGCCCGTTTTCTACGGCGGCCCACTCGTTGATTTGCACGGCAAGTTGGTCGGCGTATTGATTCCCGCAGTCGGAGAAAGCGGTGCCGAAGACCCGACCGAATGGTACGATTCAGGCGTGGCCTTCGCAGTACCTGCCGACGTGATCGCAGGCAAACTTGACGCGTTGCGAAGTGGTGAGACGATCCGCTCAGGCTTGCTAGGGTTGGTGGTCGGTGGCGATGATCCGTACAGCCCCGGCACCACGCTGGCGACGGTTCGCAAGCGTTCACCCGCAGATCGGGCGGGGCTGCAGTCGGGTGATCGACTCATCCGTGTGGGCGGCCGCGAAGTACGCCGCCGCCAAGAAGTCCAACTGGCGCTGGGGAGGTTCGATGCGGGGGAGGAAGTCGCGATTGAGTACGAGCGAGATGGGCAGCGAAGCACTGCCACAGCAACTCTCGCGGCGACGATCGAACCCCTGCAGCCGCAGTATCTAGGCATCACGTCGTCAGGACTTCGAGTGACCTCCGTGCTACCAGGGTCGCCCGCCGATGGCATTCTGAAGATCGGTGATAACCTGAAGTCTCTCGACGGCAAAGAGCTCGATGATCCCGAGGTGCTGCGTCAGCGAATGTGGTCCGCCGACCCCCAAACTCCACAACTGATCGAGCTTGAGCGGCAACTTGAGTCAGAGCCGCCCGAGACACTCAAGCAGGAAATTCAACCCGCCCAATGGGCCGGGCCGCTCGATCGACTTGAGTTGCAACGACAGGCAACGAAACTGACGGAACGTGATGAAGATGATACAGCAGCGTCTGCTGAGGAAACTTGGACTTCGACACCAATGCGATTGCCTGACATCGCCAATCAGGCCTTGCTTTGGCACCCTGTCAGCAACACCCCCAACGCGGCTGCCGACGCAGCCGCACCTGTTGCCCTGGCGGTGTGTTTGCTGCCACCTGTCCAGCGAGATTTAGCGGAACAACTTAAACGTTGGAAAGTCCTGGCGAAGCAGTACCGGGTTGCGATCCTGCTCATCGCCAGCGAAAACGAGCAGCGTTGGCAACTCGCAGAGATCGACGCGATTAGCAAATTGACGCTGCCAGCGATCAAGCAGTCCGGGGCCGACGCCAGCGCGGTAGCGGTCCTCAGTGGGAGCGTGATTTCAACGGAGGACGCCAAGGCGGCCAGTCCCGCTGGCGCGATGGCCTTGGCAGCAGCGCTCTCGACCGACAATATCTACCATGGGTTGGCCATTCCCGCGAATACCCAACCGCCTGCGATCCGGCTCCGTCGCGACGCCCCCATGCGTTTGTTGCGGGTGCTCATGACAACGGGGCCGGACGGCGTCTTGCCGTCCTGGTCGGAAACACTCGGTCGCCTCGGCTGTCCCGTGCAAACCGCCACAGGCGTTGATCGGGAAGAATTGTTACAATGGTGCCGTTCACTGCTGATATATTAA
- a CDS encoding PSD1 and planctomycete cytochrome C domain-containing protein, whose product MQSGPLGRAIVLACALIAPPTWAETAAVDEAYFETHVRPLLIEHCYECHSQSAGESMGDLHLDTAAAMASGGVSGPVVIPGNAAESLLIKAMLYADADLQMPPEGKLADEQIERLRTWIDGGAPDPRDEDMSEAQQMASKPLDRDPSTHWAFVPPQRLSGDDFDSLPDVLPSNADAADADPIDEIARGQAAVKHLSPAPAVNRATLHRRWSDDLHGLPVSSAQIASFESDSRPDAETRRIDRMLADPRFGERFTRHWLDVARYADTIGYAVGGKDRNLKYAYRYRDWLISAFCEDMPYDEMIRHQLAGDQTAEPGSMDADAMGFLTVGRQFLRHDDTIDDRIDVVTRGLLGLTVSCARCHDHKFDPIPTIDYYSLYNVLENSVPPADLETAASPLMLVDRPKVRDFRVFVRGDRSRQGEIAPRRYLTAFRKPETAQFKSGSGRLELAEAIVDPANPLTARVMVNRIWEHLLGHPLVDSPSDFGYRTPAPPLQSVLDELAADFASDWSIKRLVRRILHTRIYHQAATPSELARVSDPENALWTHARRSRLDFESMRDGLLMGCGYLDNRIGGPAVEITQPDLVPRRTLYARIDRQNLPGLFRTFDFASPDMHSPGRYYTTVPQQPLFLLNHPQISHAAQLAVELARQDAAGDPDDAAVIESLFRQVLGREPPPAELADAVRFVSSPPADNPNAIDPRSTWQYGTAMWADDQVTQFTPLKVFKDDRWQFEETFPSPGPMSYASLSRDGGHPAHGDAGIIVRRWTSPANGKLTLNGAVTRPSDQDDGIIATVQVNGQTEWQASIASGTQRYNARRNDVQQGDVVDFIVHSGEGLSFDSFQWRGKLLLQSPTEMLQFSSTDGFSGPFAPERAVSLDRFEQLAQVLFLSNEFFFVD is encoded by the coding sequence ATGCAATCCGGACCTCTCGGACGCGCCATCGTCCTAGCCTGCGCCCTGATCGCGCCCCCGACGTGGGCGGAGACGGCCGCCGTTGACGAAGCCTATTTTGAAACCCATGTTCGGCCCCTGCTCATCGAGCACTGCTACGAGTGCCACTCGCAATCAGCGGGCGAATCGATGGGAGATCTGCACCTGGATACCGCTGCAGCGATGGCAAGCGGAGGCGTCAGCGGGCCGGTGGTAATCCCCGGCAATGCTGCGGAGAGTTTGTTAATCAAAGCGATGCTGTATGCGGATGCCGATCTGCAAATGCCGCCTGAAGGAAAACTCGCAGACGAACAGATCGAGCGGCTGCGAACCTGGATCGACGGCGGGGCACCTGATCCGCGTGACGAAGACATGAGCGAGGCTCAACAAATGGCGTCCAAACCGCTGGATCGTGACCCTTCGACCCACTGGGCGTTCGTTCCCCCGCAACGACTCAGCGGCGATGACTTTGACTCGCTGCCGGATGTACTGCCTTCAAATGCGGACGCGGCAGATGCCGACCCTATCGATGAGATCGCCCGTGGCCAGGCCGCAGTCAAGCATCTCTCGCCTGCGCCAGCGGTGAATCGTGCGACGTTGCACCGGAGATGGAGTGACGATTTGCATGGGCTTCCCGTTTCCTCCGCTCAGATCGCCAGTTTCGAGTCTGACTCTCGCCCAGATGCCGAGACCCGCCGCATCGATCGCATGTTGGCGGACCCACGTTTCGGCGAGCGGTTCACCCGCCACTGGCTCGATGTTGCGCGGTACGCCGACACAATTGGATATGCAGTTGGTGGCAAGGACCGGAACTTGAAATACGCGTACCGTTATCGAGACTGGTTAATTTCCGCGTTCTGCGAGGACATGCCTTACGATGAAATGATTCGTCACCAGCTCGCCGGCGACCAAACCGCTGAGCCGGGCAGCATGGATGCCGACGCGATGGGCTTCCTGACCGTCGGACGACAGTTTCTAAGACATGATGATACGATTGATGATCGCATTGACGTCGTCACCCGTGGCTTGTTGGGCCTCACCGTGTCTTGCGCACGCTGCCATGACCACAAATTTGATCCGATCCCGACCATCGACTATTACTCCCTCTACAATGTGCTCGAGAATAGTGTTCCCCCCGCCGATCTGGAGACAGCTGCCAGCCCCTTGATGCTGGTTGATCGCCCAAAAGTGCGTGACTTTCGGGTCTTTGTTCGCGGTGATCGCTCACGGCAAGGCGAGATCGCCCCTCGCCGCTATCTGACGGCATTTCGCAAGCCCGAAACAGCTCAGTTCAAAAGCGGGAGCGGCCGACTCGAACTCGCCGAAGCGATCGTAGATCCCGCGAATCCGCTGACCGCCCGAGTGATGGTGAATCGGATTTGGGAGCATCTTTTGGGACACCCATTAGTGGATTCACCGAGCGATTTTGGGTATCGCACGCCCGCGCCGCCCTTACAAAGTGTGCTCGATGAATTGGCGGCTGATTTTGCCAGTGATTGGAGTATTAAACGACTTGTTCGTCGCATCTTGCATACCCGCATCTACCATCAAGCGGCGACGCCTTCGGAACTTGCCCGTGTGAGCGACCCCGAAAACGCACTTTGGACGCACGCGCGCCGCAGTCGATTGGATTTTGAATCGATGCGAGACGGACTACTGATGGGCTGTGGCTACCTCGACAATCGGATCGGCGGGCCTGCGGTCGAAATTACACAGCCCGATTTGGTGCCTCGGCGAACACTTTACGCGCGCATCGATCGACAGAACCTGCCTGGTCTGTTCCGGACGTTTGACTTTGCGAGTCCTGACATGCACTCGCCAGGACGGTATTACACAACCGTTCCGCAGCAACCGCTGTTCTTACTCAATCATCCCCAGATCAGTCATGCCGCTCAACTCGCCGTAGAGCTTGCACGACAAGATGCTGCAGGCGATCCCGACGATGCCGCGGTCATCGAATCGCTGTTTCGACAGGTTCTCGGCCGCGAACCGCCGCCAGCCGAACTCGCCGATGCGGTGCGGTTCGTTTCGTCACCCCCTGCTGATAATCCGAACGCCATTGATCCACGGAGTACCTGGCAATACGGCACCGCCATGTGGGCCGATGATCAGGTCACCCAGTTCACGCCCTTAAAAGTTTTCAAAGATGATCGCTGGCAATTCGAAGAAACTTTCCCCAGTCCCGGGCCGATGTCTTACGCATCGTTGTCCCGCGATGGAGGGCATCCGGCCCACGGAGACGCCGGCATTATCGTGCGGCGTTGGACCAGTCCCGCCAACGGCAAGCTGACACTCAATGGCGCCGTCACTCGGCCCAGTGATCAGGATGACGGCATCATCGCCACAGTCCAGGTCAATGGGCAAACCGAATGGCAAGCATCCATTGCATCAGGCACGCAGCGTTACAACGCCCGCCGGAACGATGTCCAGCAAGGTGATGTCGTCGATTTTATCGTCCACAGTGGCGAAGGGTTGAGTTTTGATAGTTTTCAGTGGCGCGGCAAACTCTTGCTCCAAAGCCCCACCGAAATGCTTCAGTTCAGCTCTACCGATGGATTCAGCGGTCCCTTTGCACCAGAGCGAGCCGTTTCACTGGACCGGTTTGAACAGCTTGCTCAAGTTCTGTTTCTCAGCAACGAATTCTTTTTTGTCGACTAA
- a CDS encoding DUF1501 domain-containing protein, with amino-acid sequence MSITFNRRDALQRCGLGLGAIALGDLLRGDACASGMDEGFTGNVPVHFPAKAKRVIHLFMNGGPSHVDSFDHKPALEQFDGKTAGLDNVKTERPTGNVMRSPFSFQKYGERGLPVSELFQRTAAHVDEMCVIHSMHADVPNHEPSLLLMNCGEARLIRPALGSWVTYGLGSANENLPAFVAMCPGGYPIKESQNWQNGFLPGKYQGTHVDPRHASVERLIENIRGRAVAPPDQREQLDLLLKWNNEHAAKRVGDPRLESRIESFELAYRMQSEASEAFDVSRESKQTLEMYGKGEFARGALIARRLVERDVRFVQLYTGAGQPWDSHDDIHIAHRNVAGKVDQAIAALLSDLKRTGLLEDTLVIWGGEFGRTPVVELPKEGANQGKMNGRDHNHYGFTMWMAGGGVAAGTTVGASDELGFKAVENRVHVHDLHATILQLLGYDHKRLTYPYAGRDFRLTDVHGRIVDEMIA; translated from the coding sequence ATGTCAATCACTTTCAATCGGCGTGACGCATTACAGCGGTGTGGCCTCGGACTCGGTGCGATTGCTTTAGGCGATCTGCTCCGCGGGGACGCCTGCGCGAGCGGCATGGACGAAGGATTCACCGGCAATGTCCCTGTCCATTTTCCTGCCAAGGCCAAGCGGGTCATCCATCTGTTCATGAATGGGGGACCGAGCCACGTTGATAGCTTCGATCACAAGCCAGCGCTGGAGCAATTTGATGGGAAAACTGCGGGGCTCGACAACGTCAAGACGGAACGCCCCACCGGAAATGTGATGCGTTCGCCATTTTCCTTTCAGAAATACGGTGAGCGTGGTCTGCCCGTCAGTGAGTTGTTCCAACGCACCGCCGCACATGTCGACGAGATGTGCGTGATTCACTCGATGCACGCCGACGTGCCCAACCATGAACCGTCGCTGCTGCTGATGAACTGCGGCGAAGCACGGTTGATCCGGCCCGCCCTAGGATCATGGGTGACCTATGGCCTGGGCTCGGCCAACGAGAATCTGCCTGCTTTTGTCGCGATGTGCCCAGGGGGCTACCCGATCAAAGAATCTCAGAACTGGCAAAATGGGTTCCTGCCGGGCAAGTACCAAGGGACGCATGTCGACCCACGCCATGCCTCGGTGGAACGATTGATCGAGAATATTCGCGGCCGCGCCGTGGCACCTCCAGACCAACGCGAACAACTCGACCTCCTTCTGAAATGGAACAATGAGCATGCTGCCAAACGTGTGGGTGATCCCAGGCTGGAGTCTCGGATCGAGTCTTTCGAACTGGCCTACCGCATGCAGAGTGAAGCATCTGAGGCGTTCGATGTCTCGCGTGAATCGAAGCAGACGTTGGAAATGTACGGTAAGGGAGAATTCGCCCGGGGTGCGTTGATCGCTCGCCGATTAGTCGAACGCGATGTGCGGTTTGTGCAACTGTACACGGGTGCTGGCCAACCATGGGATTCACACGACGATATCCACATCGCGCATCGCAACGTTGCTGGCAAAGTCGACCAAGCGATCGCGGCACTGCTGAGCGATCTGAAGCGGACGGGATTGCTGGAAGATACACTGGTGATCTGGGGGGGTGAGTTTGGTCGCACCCCTGTCGTCGAACTTCCCAAAGAGGGAGCTAATCAGGGTAAGATGAACGGACGCGATCACAACCACTATGGATTCACTATGTGGATGGCTGGAGGCGGCGTCGCGGCTGGGACCACGGTCGGAGCGAGCGATGAGCTCGGCTTCAAAGCCGTCGAAAATCGCGTCCATGTTCATGACCTTCATGCCACTATTTTGCAACTGCTCGGCTACGACCATAAACGACTGACCTATCCCTACGCTGGCCGTGATTTCCGTCTTACTGACGTCCATGGCCGGATTGTCGACGAGATGATTGCCTAG
- a CDS encoding sulfatase-like hydrolase/transferase: MMNIKTTIFAMLCCIVFSSQAISAERPNVVLVFIDDMGWGDFSCFGNTEASTPNIDAMAAEGIRFEQFYVNSPICSPSRVAISTGQYPQRHRITSFLNNRNSNHQRGVANWLSPEAPMLARSLQDAGYATAHCGKWHMGGQRDVDDAPPISDYGFDTSLTNFEGMGAKLLPLTETPTKDGGVKKGRIWENAERLGEPVTWMLRSKITGGFTDRAIEFVDQAQAADEPFYINVWPDDVHSPFFPSIEGWKDGKRGLYLSVLEEMDTQLARLFQRIKSDEKLRDNTLILICSDNGPEPGAGSAGPLKGNKVTLYEGGVRSPLIVWGPGLMSQDAQGTVNHKSVFSAIDLVPSLLDLTGVDPPAGIEFDGEDLAPVLIGQSNESRKKPLFFRRPPEHDKNFQFKNLPDLAVRRGEWKLLCDFDGSHKKLYNVESDPGESTNVATGHPEITKRLVKAVLQWNSEMPADAGDPEYVHANVTPQ, translated from the coding sequence ATGATGAACATCAAAACAACGATTTTCGCGATGCTGTGCTGCATCGTGTTTTCGAGTCAAGCGATTTCTGCGGAACGGCCCAACGTCGTACTCGTTTTCATCGACGACATGGGCTGGGGAGATTTTTCTTGTTTCGGCAACACCGAAGCATCCACACCGAACATTGATGCCATGGCTGCCGAGGGCATCCGGTTCGAACAGTTCTACGTCAATTCGCCCATTTGCTCGCCCTCGCGAGTCGCGATTTCAACAGGGCAATATCCCCAGCGGCACCGTATTACCTCGTTCCTGAATAATCGCAACAGCAATCACCAGCGCGGTGTCGCAAACTGGCTATCTCCCGAGGCTCCGATGTTAGCCCGCTCGCTGCAAGATGCCGGTTATGCCACGGCCCACTGTGGGAAATGGCACATGGGCGGTCAGCGGGATGTCGATGATGCGCCGCCCATCTCCGATTACGGATTCGACACATCGCTAACTAATTTCGAAGGTATGGGCGCGAAACTTCTGCCTCTGACTGAAACACCGACGAAAGACGGTGGAGTTAAAAAAGGTCGAATCTGGGAGAATGCCGAACGTCTCGGGGAACCCGTCACGTGGATGCTGCGATCGAAGATCACCGGTGGCTTCACCGACCGGGCGATTGAGTTCGTCGATCAAGCTCAGGCCGCCGATGAACCTTTCTATATCAATGTTTGGCCCGATGATGTGCACAGCCCGTTCTTTCCATCCATCGAAGGCTGGAAAGATGGCAAACGCGGACTCTATTTGTCCGTTCTTGAAGAAATGGATACGCAACTCGCCCGGCTTTTCCAACGGATCAAGAGCGACGAAAAGCTACGCGATAATACCCTGATACTGATCTGTTCGGACAACGGTCCTGAGCCGGGAGCGGGATCCGCAGGCCCGCTTAAAGGGAACAAAGTCACACTCTACGAAGGAGGCGTTCGCTCACCCTTGATCGTCTGGGGGCCCGGCCTGATGTCGCAGGATGCCCAAGGTACCGTCAATCACAAATCTGTGTTCTCCGCCATCGATCTGGTTCCCTCACTGCTGGATTTAACCGGTGTCGATCCACCCGCGGGTATTGAGTTCGACGGCGAAGATCTGGCGCCGGTCTTGATTGGTCAATCAAATGAGTCTCGTAAAAAGCCGCTCTTCTTCCGACGACCGCCCGAACACGACAAGAATTTTCAGTTCAAGAACCTGCCGGATCTGGCAGTCCGCAGGGGTGAATGGAAACTACTGTGCGATTTCGATGGTAGCCACAAGAAACTCTACAATGTCGAGTCGGACCCCGGCGAATCCACGAATGTTGCCACCGGACACCCCGAAATCACCAAGCGACTTGTGAAAGCGGTATTGCAATGGAACAGCGAAATGCCCGCTGACGCTGGCGACCCAGAATATGTGCATGCAAATGTAACTCCCCAGTAG
- a CDS encoding trypsin-like peptidase domain-containing protein produces the protein MDSSILRRNRFVRYTLIGIVATSLMGLCMLSLAVGIHLSRSQNGAASVAVKPDDVNPRPTRKAALPAPQTDATAQSRLENGTNPPRSAPSPSPSPTTLLAATPAANTPQGPHPEQATDQSRLAQSSTAHPIERGVVSQVENDAVPIADEPRDVPSVSDDPVRLAYQWSATESSVYEFSGSAEIGSRTVSLSGRNTLQPTGRKPTESRSPTPAKEGTGSGFLVTADGIVVTCAHVIDGATSIKVVQDRKSYEAEVVAIDDDLDLAVLKIQGPSFPFLKIGDSDRVRLADEVRAVGFPLSDVLGESVKVTRGEVSGRGGPHGSSGLQIDASINPGNSGGPVIDRSGHVIGVANALLAGLGISEVGFAIPAKEVASLAHRHQLPVTFDDVSDVLPPPDLVAKVSPAVVLLKVTHGPGGIGSKPAREIKITNFWTESTREQNSGAFGRMAHFQPPQHANFSGAAFFDALGQVSQLSDQSALPYLLGNAAAIGVERLPDQAPGRINEQRVITIEINPTEDRSSRFGPYAGMPNRVRPPWMRSSPPRGTPGDVYTGTESSSVSVGAQYGDIVDVTKNYELRVPSKSGEGPDMIKVVGQGTGHFNLSTGQMKDFQYHAEIVISEGNITLRIPTELRYSLVSKAKLAEERAKAKAARIRSDAARLAEREKRADLPGSAEFHAHQSIDASLPRNQNSALELSINTLGVSSNLDQLAVSDGNTSSHRSDPSIKLVKVDVTPTNDAGSIRQFRSGSWGYKGLAFTPDGSELVTFGNQNVSVLNVQTGQSEMFTLEDNEARFRTCVAVSPDGSRIAGGTQGGYVLIWKRMPGKPLVPEHRFKIDKREVKAIAISSDNTHVLTAHAGGDAYLWELASGEILGCYRGFKFSSTAAVRFTSDDEQALICDTRHAVLVDVQTLKPLQKMELTRGSGQSVAISLDGKRISAGEIYKMESWDPITGQKLPLCEGTQIQWSAAFSPNGKHLLTGSSGKLTLWDVDTGLKLKELTMSDSGYVKYVAFSPDGRHCAAVGAPIGSLVEVFQLPSNDGHHETY, from the coding sequence ATGGACTCATCGATTCTTCGGCGAAATCGCTTCGTCAGGTACACGTTGATTGGCATTGTCGCGACCTCACTCATGGGGCTGTGCATGCTTTCATTGGCGGTGGGGATTCATTTGTCACGGAGTCAGAATGGGGCTGCCTCCGTCGCGGTTAAGCCCGATGATGTCAATCCCAGGCCCACCCGCAAAGCCGCTCTGCCAGCACCACAAACCGACGCGACGGCGCAGTCCCGGCTTGAGAACGGCACCAATCCACCTCGATCAGCGCCCAGTCCGTCACCAAGCCCGACAACCTTGCTAGCAGCGACGCCTGCCGCGAACACTCCCCAGGGTCCACATCCCGAGCAAGCCACCGACCAATCACGCCTCGCCCAGTCTTCAACTGCCCATCCGATTGAACGCGGGGTTGTTTCGCAAGTGGAGAACGACGCGGTCCCCATCGCTGATGAGCCGAGAGATGTGCCGAGTGTCTCGGACGATCCAGTTCGCTTAGCGTACCAGTGGTCAGCAACGGAATCGTCTGTCTACGAGTTTTCTGGAAGCGCCGAAATTGGCTCGCGCACCGTTTCATTGAGCGGACGCAATACCTTGCAGCCGACCGGCCGAAAGCCTACTGAGTCTAGGTCGCCCACGCCTGCAAAAGAGGGAACGGGCAGCGGATTCCTCGTGACCGCGGATGGTATCGTAGTTACTTGCGCCCATGTAATTGACGGTGCCACCTCGATCAAGGTCGTCCAGGACCGCAAGTCGTATGAGGCGGAGGTCGTGGCAATTGACGACGACCTCGATTTGGCGGTGTTGAAGATCCAAGGGCCATCATTCCCCTTCCTCAAGATAGGAGATTCGGATCGAGTGCGTTTAGCCGACGAAGTCCGCGCCGTCGGATTCCCACTCTCCGATGTGCTCGGTGAGTCGGTAAAGGTCACCCGAGGTGAGGTCTCCGGCAGAGGCGGCCCTCACGGGAGTTCGGGATTGCAGATCGATGCGAGCATTAATCCCGGCAACAGCGGCGGCCCCGTGATCGACCGATCCGGTCATGTCATCGGAGTTGCCAATGCTCTCTTAGCAGGGCTCGGTATCTCGGAGGTGGGCTTTGCGATTCCGGCCAAGGAGGTGGCGAGCCTTGCCCACCGCCATCAACTGCCTGTCACATTTGACGATGTCTCCGATGTTTTGCCACCACCTGATCTAGTTGCCAAGGTGAGCCCCGCCGTTGTACTCCTGAAGGTCACGCACGGGCCTGGAGGTATTGGCAGCAAGCCCGCCCGCGAAATCAAGATTACGAACTTCTGGACGGAATCGACTCGAGAGCAGAACTCTGGCGCGTTCGGACGGATGGCGCATTTCCAACCGCCCCAGCATGCCAATTTCTCCGGTGCAGCGTTCTTTGACGCGTTGGGGCAAGTATCCCAACTGAGCGATCAATCAGCCTTGCCTTATCTCCTCGGCAACGCCGCCGCGATCGGAGTGGAGCGTTTGCCCGACCAGGCTCCAGGCCGAATCAACGAGCAACGAGTGATCACGATCGAGATCAACCCCACCGAAGATCGCTCGTCTCGCTTCGGTCCTTATGCGGGCATGCCCAATCGAGTCCGACCGCCCTGGATGCGATCCTCACCTCCAAGGGGAACGCCCGGGGACGTCTACACGGGAACAGAGTCGAGTTCGGTGAGTGTGGGAGCACAATATGGTGACATCGTCGATGTCACGAAAAACTACGAACTGCGAGTTCCAAGTAAGTCCGGTGAAGGGCCGGACATGATCAAGGTAGTTGGCCAAGGAACGGGCCACTTCAACCTGAGCACAGGCCAAATGAAGGATTTCCAATACCACGCCGAGATCGTCATTTCGGAAGGAAACATCACGCTGAGAATTCCGACCGAATTGAGGTACTCGTTGGTCAGCAAAGCGAAGCTCGCCGAGGAACGGGCCAAGGCGAAAGCAGCACGAATTCGATCTGATGCCGCTCGACTCGCCGAACGGGAAAAGCGAGCAGACCTTCCCGGTTCAGCTGAATTCCATGCCCATCAATCGATCGACGCGTCGTTGCCGCGAAACCAAAACAGTGCCCTCGAACTCAGCATCAATACGCTCGGGGTATCCTCGAATCTCGACCAGCTCGCGGTGAGCGATGGCAACACCAGTTCTCATCGTTCCGACCCAAGCATCAAACTGGTGAAGGTCGATGTCACGCCCACCAACGATGCGGGCTCGATTCGACAGTTTCGGTCCGGATCGTGGGGTTACAAGGGCCTCGCATTCACACCTGATGGTTCAGAACTGGTTACGTTCGGCAATCAAAATGTGAGCGTCTTGAACGTCCAGACGGGCCAGTCGGAGATGTTTACTCTTGAGGACAACGAAGCTCGGTTCCGCACCTGCGTGGCGGTATCACCCGACGGCAGTCGCATCGCAGGCGGCACTCAGGGAGGGTATGTGCTGATATGGAAACGGATGCCAGGAAAGCCGCTCGTTCCCGAGCACCGATTTAAAATTGACAAGCGGGAAGTGAAGGCGATCGCGATCTCGTCCGACAACACGCATGTCCTGACCGCGCATGCGGGCGGTGACGCCTATCTGTGGGAACTCGCGAGTGGCGAGATCCTGGGCTGTTACCGCGGTTTCAAGTTCAGCTCAACAGCGGCGGTTCGCTTCACCAGTGATGATGAGCAAGCGTTGATCTGCGATACACGGCATGCCGTGCTGGTGGATGTTCAAACGCTCAAACCGTTGCAGAAAATGGAATTAACGCGCGGCAGTGGACAGAGCGTTGCCATCTCCTTGGATGGCAAACGGATCAGCGCAGGGGAGATCTACAAAATGGAATCTTGGGATCCGATCACCGGACAGAAGTTGCCACTCTGCGAAGGGACACAGATTCAGTGGTCCGCCGCGTTCTCGCCTAATGGAAAACACTTGCTCACCGGCAGTTCGGGCAAGCTGACACTGTGGGATGTTGATACCGGACTTAAGCTAAAGGAGCTGACGATGAGTGATTCAGGATACGTCAAGTACGTCGCCTTCTCGCCTGACGGCAGGCATTGTGCTGCCGTAGGCGCGCCCATTGGCAGTTTAGTCGAAGTATTTCAACTACCATCCAATGACGGGCACCATGAAACCTACTAG